A stretch of the uncultured Trichococcus sp. genome encodes the following:
- a CDS encoding MurR/RpiR family transcriptional regulator has protein sequence MNIFSKMDNLVSLTENEKILVSYIKENPEAFVKMTSAEISEASFISNATIYRLCKKLDLAGLSELKILVSASVGDYLKERKTLDFNYPIHPNETQYQITRTMQELYEQTVVSSLNNLDLEQLRQAASLMKKVPSIDLYTSAGNLFFAENFKFQMQEIGRFINVPIEEYHQRLTAASSDPSHLSIVVSYGGRGRVIPDIVNILKDNHSPLLLISSTEAIPFAKDATHHLYLSSNESHYNKVSSFSTRLSLLFVLDCLYTSYFKLDYERNVALKMDYYKKLSGLNL, from the coding sequence ATGAACATCTTCAGCAAAATGGACAATTTAGTAAGCCTGACCGAAAATGAAAAAATTTTGGTTTCATACATAAAAGAAAATCCCGAGGCTTTTGTGAAAATGACTTCAGCGGAAATCAGCGAAGCCAGTTTTATTTCGAACGCAACGATTTACCGCTTATGCAAAAAGTTGGATTTGGCCGGACTTTCCGAATTGAAGATCCTGGTTTCGGCCTCGGTCGGAGACTATCTGAAAGAACGGAAAACGCTGGATTTCAACTATCCGATCCACCCCAACGAAACCCAATATCAGATTACGCGGACGATGCAGGAACTCTACGAACAAACGGTTGTATCCTCGCTCAACAATCTGGATCTGGAGCAGCTGCGGCAGGCGGCTTCCTTGATGAAAAAGGTGCCATCCATCGACCTTTACACCTCTGCCGGCAATCTGTTTTTCGCTGAAAACTTCAAGTTTCAGATGCAGGAAATCGGCAGATTCATCAATGTCCCGATCGAAGAATATCATCAACGACTGACGGCAGCTTCCAGTGATCCTTCACACCTTTCCATCGTCGTTTCATACGGCGGACGAGGACGAGTCATTCCGGATATTGTGAATATACTGAAAGACAATCACTCACCGCTTCTGTTGATCTCTTCAACAGAAGCAATTCCCTTTGCGAAGGATGCCACGCACCATCTTTATTTGAGTTCGAATGAAAGCCATTACAACAAGGTTTCTTCCTTTTCGACCAGGCTTTCTTTACTTTTTGTGTTGGATTGTCTTTATACTAGCTATTTCAAACTCGACTATGAGCGCAATGTCGCACTGAAGATGGATTACTACAAAAAACTGAGCGGACTCAACTTATGA
- a CDS encoding Crp/Fnr family transcriptional regulator produces the protein MNEQTKTAHNCSGACSCNAHRSCISLVPIFNHLEPDQMDEIMSVTHPAHYQKGELLYRPGDTSDTLYILHSGLIRIYRLAESGKEQLVRFLYPGDFTGELALFSESKHESYAEAVKETQVCRMKRSDLQHFLLKYPAISLKLLQEFSNRLEKSERQTTYVATEKVEARLALYLAELATKDGDTITLPMSKKDLASYLGTTPETISRKMGSLEDHHLIKQLNHREIVILDLDGLLFL, from the coding sequence ATGAACGAACAAACTAAAACTGCCCACAACTGCAGTGGCGCGTGCTCTTGCAACGCTCACCGCTCCTGCATTTCGCTGGTGCCGATCTTCAATCACTTGGAGCCGGACCAGATGGACGAAATCATGTCCGTGACCCATCCGGCCCACTACCAAAAAGGCGAACTGCTCTACCGCCCCGGTGATACGTCGGATACACTCTATATCCTCCATTCCGGCCTGATCCGGATCTACCGGTTGGCTGAATCGGGAAAGGAACAGCTCGTGCGCTTCCTCTACCCGGGCGATTTCACCGGTGAGCTGGCCCTCTTCAGCGAATCGAAGCATGAATCCTATGCCGAAGCCGTGAAGGAGACCCAGGTCTGCCGGATGAAAAGGAGCGATCTACAGCACTTTTTGTTGAAATACCCGGCCATTTCGCTGAAATTGCTGCAGGAATTCTCCAACCGTCTGGAAAAGTCGGAGAGGCAGACAACCTATGTGGCGACCGAAAAAGTCGAAGCCCGCTTGGCCCTCTACCTTGCCGAACTGGCCACGAAGGACGGCGACACCATCACTTTGCCGATGTCGAAGAAGGATCTCGCTTCCTACCTCGGGACGACACCGGAAACGATCAGCAGGAAGATGGGCTCATTGGAGGATCATCACCTCATCAAACAACTGAACCACCGCGAAATCGTCATCCTCGATCTCGACGGCTTATTGTTTCTCTAA
- a CDS encoding YtxH domain-containing protein — protein sequence MGKFTSFVKGLVIGGGIALLLSPKPGKEIRKDLADKADEALDKVMDYADQATETAKETAKEAVDQVKEKAQETTDTVKQKFAAKAPEAEERFDAETEAPVTEVDELDPIEEALKTL from the coding sequence ATGGGAAAATTTACTAGTTTCGTCAAAGGGCTGGTGATCGGCGGAGGGATTGCCCTGCTGCTGTCGCCAAAGCCCGGGAAGGAAATCCGCAAAGATTTGGCCGACAAAGCCGATGAAGCGTTGGACAAAGTGATGGACTACGCCGATCAGGCCACGGAAACAGCCAAGGAAACTGCGAAAGAGGCCGTCGATCAGGTAAAAGAAAAAGCTCAGGAAACGACCGATACGGTGAAGCAGAAATTCGCCGCGAAAGCCCCTGAAGCCGAGGAAAGATTCGATGCCGAAACGGAAGCGCCCGTGACCGAAGTCGACGAACTCGATCCGATCGAAGAAGCGCTGAAGACATTATGA
- a CDS encoding glycoside hydrolase 43 family protein: MMHKNDPLIYSDFPDPDVIRVDDTYYMISTTMHMFPGGVILRSYDLLNWEILTYVFDELDQNSASKLEAGQNIYGQGMWAPSMRYHNGRFYICFAANDTRKTYLYQSEQITGPWEKSEIAGFYHDSSLLFDEDRIFLVYGNTQIHLTELLSDLSGPKPDGLDRIIITDQDHVSLGYEGSHIQKINGKYYVFLVHWLADGTKRRTQACFVSDSLEGIFTGKDVLDDDQGFQNAGIAQGGLVDTPEGDWYAMLFQDHGAIGRCPVLVPVEWENDFPVFGCEGKVPLELEVRSTKQNHNYAPLTDSDSFSYEPNSDGSVSLKNVWQWNHIPDNSLWSVTDKPGALRVTTKETCTNVVMAKNMLTQRMMGPVSDITVQIDAFKINEGDFAGICALQGCYGWIAVTKRDGQYSIVMTEKELDPDEGIWGPEGGDKSPGTEQASVSVTDTSVELRIVADFTDGIDEVRFFYKNENDWKQLGPVHKLYFRLDHFMGCRVGLFLYSTQNPGGSADFMNYCII, translated from the coding sequence ATGATGCATAAAAACGATCCACTCATTTATTCTGATTTCCCTGATCCCGATGTGATCAGGGTGGATGATACTTATTATATGATCAGCACAACCATGCATATGTTCCCGGGAGGTGTGATCCTGCGCTCTTACGATCTTTTAAATTGGGAAATTTTGACCTATGTATTTGATGAACTGGATCAAAATTCGGCCTCCAAATTAGAAGCAGGACAAAATATTTATGGCCAGGGAATGTGGGCACCTTCCATGCGTTATCATAACGGAAGATTTTACATTTGCTTTGCAGCCAACGATACAAGAAAGACTTATCTGTATCAGTCAGAGCAGATTACGGGCCCGTGGGAAAAAAGTGAAATAGCAGGATTTTATCATGACAGTTCTCTTCTATTTGATGAGGACAGAATATTTCTGGTATACGGGAATACCCAAATCCATTTAACAGAACTTCTGTCTGATTTGTCAGGACCCAAACCTGATGGCCTTGATCGTATCATCATTACAGATCAGGACCACGTCAGCCTGGGATATGAAGGCAGCCATATTCAGAAAATAAATGGAAAATATTATGTGTTCCTGGTCCACTGGCTTGCTGATGGAACAAAGAGAAGAACGCAGGCTTGCTTTGTATCGGATTCCCTGGAAGGTATTTTTACAGGAAAAGATGTTCTGGATGATGACCAGGGATTCCAAAATGCCGGGATTGCGCAGGGTGGACTGGTTGATACGCCTGAGGGTGACTGGTATGCCATGCTGTTCCAAGATCATGGCGCGATAGGCAGATGTCCTGTTCTGGTTCCTGTTGAATGGGAGAACGATTTTCCGGTATTCGGATGTGAGGGAAAAGTTCCGCTAGAACTTGAAGTCAGAAGTACAAAGCAAAATCATAACTATGCTCCGTTAACGGACAGTGATTCTTTTTCATACGAGCCAAATTCGGATGGATCTGTTTCTTTAAAGAATGTCTGGCAATGGAATCACATTCCTGATAATTCCCTGTGGTCTGTAACGGACAAACCAGGAGCACTTCGGGTCACCACCAAAGAAACCTGTACTAATGTTGTTATGGCAAAAAACATGCTGACGCAGAGAATGATGGGGCCTGTCAGTGATATTACCGTACAGATCGATGCTTTTAAGATCAATGAAGGAGATTTTGCCGGAATTTGTGCGTTGCAAGGTTGCTACGGATGGATTGCGGTAACAAAACGCGATGGGCAGTATTCCATTGTTATGACGGAAAAAGAACTGGATCCTGATGAAGGAATCTGGGGACCAGAAGGGGGAGATAAGAGCCCCGGTACGGAACAGGCGTCTGTTTCTGTCACGGATACTTCTGTAGAACTGCGGATCGTAGCTGATTTCACAGATGGAATTGATGAAGTCAGATTCTTCTATAAGAATGAGAATGACTGGAAACAGCTTGGTCCTGTTCACAAACTATATTTTCGCCTTGACCATTTCATGGGATGTCGGGTAGGGCTTTTCCTTTATTCTACCCAGAATCCAGGAGGCTCCGCTGATTTTATGAATTATTGTATTATTTGA
- a CDS encoding heavy-metal-associated domain-containing protein, with translation MSQAVIQLGPVTCPSCIKKIESAVSKIDGVETVKVLFNSSKVKAAFDGNKTSGNAISETIQKLGYEVQSVKES, from the coding sequence ATGAGCCAAGCCGTTATCCAATTGGGACCCGTCACTTGCCCATCCTGCATCAAGAAAATCGAATCCGCCGTCAGCAAAATCGATGGGGTCGAAACCGTCAAAGTGCTGTTCAACTCCAGCAAAGTCAAAGCCGCATTCGACGGCAACAAGACTTCAGGGAACGCCATCAGCGAAACAATCCAAAAATTGGGCTACGAAGTCCAATCGGTCAAAGAATCCTAA
- a CDS encoding DMT family transporter → MSKGKGKVMLAMLIFGTISIFVKNIDLASNQVAFFRGALGSLFLWGTLVVRKEKIPLALIRKNAKFLLLSGFAVGMNWILLFEAFRYTTVSNATLSYYFQPIFMTLLAPFVFKESLTAKKIACVLLAMLGMFLIIGVSPNAGVYNHPVGIGFGLAAAFFYAVAIMSNKKIAGLGGIPLTALTLVIATGILTPYVALTSGFGLGELTAASITSLLVLGVIHTGIAYVLMFAGAQAIESQTFAVLSYVDPVTAIVVSAVFLKEDLSPVQLAGGVLILAAAFLNEFLGNREKQIALSKE, encoded by the coding sequence GTGTCGAAAGGGAAAGGGAAAGTGATGCTGGCGATGCTGATATTCGGGACGATCAGCATCTTCGTTAAGAATATCGATTTGGCTTCCAATCAGGTCGCCTTCTTCAGGGGCGCTTTGGGGAGTTTGTTCCTCTGGGGGACATTGGTGGTGCGCAAGGAAAAGATCCCTTTGGCGTTGATCAGGAAGAATGCCAAGTTTCTGTTGCTTTCGGGCTTTGCTGTCGGCATGAACTGGATCTTGCTGTTTGAAGCTTTCCGTTATACGACGGTATCGAATGCGACGTTGAGCTATTATTTCCAGCCGATTTTCATGACGCTGTTGGCGCCGTTCGTCTTCAAGGAATCCTTGACTGCTAAGAAGATCGCTTGTGTCCTCTTGGCGATGCTCGGGATGTTCCTGATCATCGGCGTGAGCCCGAATGCGGGGGTGTATAATCATCCGGTCGGGATCGGCTTCGGTTTGGCTGCAGCATTTTTCTATGCGGTGGCCATCATGTCCAACAAAAAAATCGCAGGCCTTGGCGGGATCCCGCTGACTGCTTTGACGCTCGTCATCGCAACAGGAATACTGACTCCTTACGTCGCACTGACTTCCGGGTTCGGATTGGGCGAATTGACTGCAGCCTCCATCACCAGTCTGCTGGTTTTGGGGGTCATCCACACGGGGATCGCCTATGTGCTGATGTTTGCGGGCGCCCAAGCGATCGAGAGCCAGACATTCGCGGTGCTCAGCTACGTCGATCCGGTGACAGCTATCGTGGTTTCGGCGGTATTTCTGAAAGAAGATTTGTCACCCGTGCAATTGGCGGGAGGCGTGCTGATACTGGCCGCTGCCTTCCTGAACGAATTTCTGGGCAACCGGGAGAAACAAATAGCCCTCAGCAAAGAGTAG
- a CDS encoding sodium:alanine symporter family protein translates to MDALYNFLADYVNVLLWDYFLTYGLLFAGLYFSIRFGFPQITRMWEGFKQVFGKIFKKDASQEGSMSSFQALATAIAAQVGTGNVAGVATAILGGGPGAIFWMWVSAFLGMGTIFNEAILAQVYRMRDRNKGDFVGGPAFYLSKGVGSNALAKFFSVSLIVALGFIGNMVQSNSIASAVTTAFAIPEWVTGFLIALAAILIFAGGMKRIASFAEFVVPIMALVYIVSSLVILFLFRDNVVPALKMIFVGAFSPQAAIGGIAGASVRAAVQKGVARGLFSNEAGMGSTPHAHAVAHVDHPVQQGLAAMVGVFIDTVVVCSATALIILVTESYMDPALKGAQVTQAAFSIAFGGGGSVLLAICLTFFAFTTIIGWYYFGESNIKYLFGTKGVLPYQILVAIFIFLGALQEVDIVWMLADTFNALMVIPNLFGLFFLSNQVKGILEDYDRCKLEGRIFYDYDVK, encoded by the coding sequence ATGGATGCACTATATAATTTTTTGGCGGACTATGTGAATGTTCTCTTATGGGACTACTTTCTGACGTATGGCCTCTTGTTCGCCGGATTGTACTTCTCGATCCGCTTCGGTTTCCCGCAAATCACGCGCATGTGGGAAGGTTTCAAACAAGTTTTCGGTAAAATATTCAAAAAGGACGCTTCCCAGGAAGGCTCGATGTCGTCTTTCCAAGCCCTTGCGACGGCCATAGCCGCACAGGTCGGCACCGGCAACGTGGCCGGTGTGGCGACTGCCATCCTCGGCGGCGGACCGGGAGCCATTTTCTGGATGTGGGTGTCCGCTTTCCTTGGTATGGGTACGATCTTCAACGAAGCTATCCTGGCTCAGGTCTACCGGATGCGCGACCGCAATAAAGGCGATTTTGTCGGTGGACCGGCATTCTACCTTTCCAAAGGGGTCGGCTCGAATGCTTTGGCTAAATTTTTCTCGGTTTCGCTTATCGTAGCCTTGGGATTCATCGGCAACATGGTGCAATCGAACTCCATCGCATCAGCTGTGACTACCGCCTTCGCCATCCCGGAATGGGTAACCGGCTTCCTGATCGCTTTGGCCGCCATCCTGATTTTCGCAGGCGGCATGAAGCGCATCGCATCATTCGCCGAATTCGTCGTCCCGATTATGGCGCTGGTTTACATCGTTTCCAGTCTCGTTATTCTCTTTCTCTTCCGCGATAATGTTGTCCCTGCTCTCAAAATGATTTTTGTCGGAGCCTTTTCACCCCAAGCTGCAATCGGCGGTATCGCCGGAGCATCCGTAAGAGCCGCAGTCCAAAAAGGTGTGGCACGCGGCCTGTTCTCGAACGAAGCCGGAATGGGTTCTACGCCGCACGCGCATGCCGTCGCGCACGTTGATCACCCGGTACAACAAGGTTTGGCAGCGATGGTTGGTGTCTTCATCGATACCGTCGTCGTCTGTTCCGCTACCGCACTGATCATTTTGGTTACTGAATCCTACATGGACCCAGCGCTGAAAGGTGCACAAGTGACCCAAGCCGCCTTCTCAATCGCCTTCGGAGGCGGCGGATCAGTCCTTTTAGCCATCTGTCTGACTTTCTTCGCCTTCACGACGATCATCGGTTGGTACTACTTCGGCGAATCGAACATCAAATACCTGTTCGGAACGAAAGGTGTCCTGCCTTATCAGATTCTGGTGGCGATTTTCATCTTCCTGGGCGCCTTGCAGGAAGTCGATATCGTTTGGATGCTCGCCGACACCTTCAATGCCTTGATGGTCATCCCCAACTTGTTCGGTCTCTTCTTCTTGTCCAATCAAGTCAAAGGAATTTTGGAGGATTACGACCGTTGCAAATTGGAAGGCCGCATCTTCTACGACTACGACGTAAAATGA
- a CDS encoding exonuclease domain-containing protein encodes MQMDYVAIDFETANSRGDSVCSIGLSRFSDGKEVDRYYALINPRQYFSRGNIQIHGITETMVAREPSFDELYPDIRSFIGKDPLVAHFAQFDMSCLQKTIETYKLPKMQNEFFCSCKMAQRMLDLHNNRLPTVLDYFGMTIDNHHNAVEDAVACGLITSKMLAQYDYDIQGFLDEYQYRMGKLFSHSFGVAKGSKSSPAKRAKTAAPLKPKSLLFDKEHVFYDKHVCFTGRFQKLKRNDLAQLVVDVGGHFDANLSYETLYLVVADSDWRKIGTPGESRKIQLVRELQGSGHNLTLLSESDFLRIFLKK; translated from the coding sequence ATGCAAATGGATTACGTCGCCATTGACTTTGAAACTGCAAACAGCCGTGGTGACAGCGTCTGTTCCATCGGCTTGAGCCGTTTTTCCGACGGCAAGGAAGTCGACCGTTACTATGCGCTCATCAATCCACGCCAATATTTCAGCCGCGGGAATATCCAAATCCACGGCATCACCGAGACGATGGTCGCCAGAGAACCTTCCTTCGACGAACTTTATCCGGACATCCGTTCCTTCATCGGGAAAGATCCGCTCGTGGCCCACTTTGCCCAATTCGACATGAGTTGTCTCCAGAAAACGATCGAAACCTATAAACTGCCGAAGATGCAGAATGAATTTTTCTGTTCCTGCAAAATGGCGCAGCGCATGCTGGATCTGCACAATAACCGCTTGCCGACCGTTCTGGACTACTTCGGCATGACCATCGATAACCACCATAACGCCGTGGAGGATGCGGTCGCCTGCGGGCTGATCACCAGCAAAATGCTGGCGCAATACGACTACGACATCCAAGGATTTCTGGACGAATATCAATACCGGATGGGCAAATTGTTCTCGCATAGCTTCGGCGTCGCGAAAGGCAGCAAAAGTTCCCCTGCCAAACGAGCAAAAACAGCCGCACCGCTGAAGCCGAAGAGCCTGCTGTTCGATAAGGAACACGTCTTTTACGACAAGCACGTCTGCTTTACCGGCCGCTTCCAAAAACTGAAGCGCAACGATTTGGCCCAGCTCGTCGTCGACGTCGGCGGTCACTTCGATGCCAACCTGAGCTATGAGACCCTCTACCTGGTCGTCGCCGACAGCGATTGGCGCAAAATCGGCACACCGGGCGAGAGCCGCAAAATCCAATTAGTTCGCGAACTGCAGGGCAGCGGCCACAATCTGACGTTGCTGTCGGAATCGGATTTCCTGCGCATTTTTTTGAAAAAATGA
- a CDS encoding cation-translocating P-type ATPase → MIKWINKYKNRITALSGFLIIIGFVLKTLGYAAAADYALILATLIAVVPIMYKAYLALRMKAFSIELLVTIAVIGALFIREYTESSVVTFLFLFGDFLEARTLEKTRSSLRSLVDMAPQEAIVLHGTDQVVVPVEEVSVGDRLFIKPGGKIPVDGIIVKGQAAINEAAVTGESVPANKSLDDKVFSGTLVDDGFIEMIAEKVGDDTTFAKIIELVEEAQESKSKAERFLDAFANFYTPAIVALSVIVYVWTRDLHLAITFLVIACPGALVIGAPVSNVAGIGNGAKYGVLVKGGEVMDRFSKVDTLVFDKTGTLTKGKPEVTDIHVLSGVDRSELLQLTASAERISEHHLGQTIVKYAHQQGLETSVAPKDAEVIKGHGLRATVEGQRLVAGNRKLMAQSGILINEAAESYAIAREKTGNTVVFVAIDGTLAGLFSIADQIREDAPQALAEMRRNGIKQIIMLTGDNRHTAQAVAEQLGLDAFHAELLPEDKVRLVKQLQANGAVVAMAGDGINDAPAIATADIGLAMGEGGTDISMETADVVLMADKLMQFSHAYSLSKATMRNMKQNIAIAVGVVLFLLAGVLMGSVHLASGMFIHEASILAVILNAMRLIGFNRKSNASPR, encoded by the coding sequence ATGATCAAATGGATAAATAAATACAAAAACCGCATCACCGCACTGTCAGGTTTCCTGATCATCATCGGATTTGTTTTGAAAACACTTGGATATGCTGCAGCTGCCGACTACGCGCTTATCCTCGCGACGCTCATCGCGGTGGTGCCGATCATGTACAAAGCCTACCTGGCGCTGCGGATGAAAGCTTTCAGCATCGAGTTGCTGGTGACGATCGCGGTCATCGGCGCGCTGTTCATCCGTGAATACACGGAGTCTTCCGTTGTGACTTTTCTGTTTCTTTTCGGTGATTTCCTGGAAGCGCGCACCTTGGAAAAGACCCGCTCCTCTCTGCGCTCCTTGGTTGATATGGCGCCTCAGGAAGCAATCGTGCTGCATGGCACCGATCAAGTCGTCGTGCCGGTCGAGGAAGTTTCTGTCGGCGATCGGCTGTTCATCAAGCCCGGCGGCAAAATTCCGGTCGACGGTATCATCGTGAAGGGTCAGGCGGCCATCAACGAAGCCGCAGTGACGGGCGAATCGGTCCCGGCCAATAAATCCTTGGATGACAAAGTCTTTTCGGGGACATTGGTGGACGACGGCTTCATCGAAATGATTGCGGAAAAGGTCGGCGATGACACGACTTTCGCAAAGATCATCGAATTGGTCGAAGAGGCGCAGGAATCCAAATCCAAGGCCGAACGTTTCCTCGATGCCTTCGCCAACTTCTACACGCCTGCCATTGTGGCGCTCTCCGTCATCGTTTACGTTTGGACGCGTGATCTCCATCTTGCCATCACTTTCCTTGTGATCGCCTGCCCTGGTGCGCTCGTGATCGGCGCGCCGGTATCGAACGTGGCCGGCATCGGCAACGGCGCCAAATACGGCGTGCTGGTGAAAGGCGGCGAGGTCATGGATCGCTTTTCCAAAGTTGATACGCTCGTTTTCGATAAGACTGGCACGCTGACGAAAGGCAAACCGGAAGTGACCGATATCCATGTCCTCAGTGGCGTCGATCGCAGCGAACTGCTGCAGCTGACGGCTTCGGCGGAGCGCATTTCCGAGCATCATCTCGGACAAACAATCGTGAAATACGCACATCAACAAGGGCTGGAAACATCTGTTGCGCCGAAAGATGCGGAAGTCATCAAAGGCCACGGATTGAGAGCGACAGTTGAAGGTCAACGTCTCGTCGCCGGCAACCGCAAACTGATGGCCCAGTCCGGAATCTTGATAAATGAAGCAGCAGAAAGCTACGCGATTGCGCGCGAGAAGACCGGCAATACCGTCGTTTTCGTGGCCATTGATGGCACGCTCGCCGGGCTCTTCTCCATTGCTGATCAGATTCGCGAGGACGCACCGCAGGCTTTGGCCGAAATGCGCCGCAACGGCATCAAACAGATCATTATGCTGACGGGGGACAACCGCCACACCGCCCAAGCGGTCGCCGAACAATTGGGATTGGACGCTTTCCATGCCGAGCTGTTGCCGGAGGATAAAGTGCGTCTCGTCAAACAACTGCAAGCGAACGGCGCCGTCGTGGCGATGGCCGGGGACGGCATCAACGACGCACCAGCCATCGCGACAGCCGATATCGGCTTGGCCATGGGCGAGGGCGGGACCGACATCTCAATGGAGACGGCCGACGTTGTGCTGATGGCCGACAAGCTGATGCAGTTTTCTCATGCTTATTCACTGTCAAAGGCGACCATGCGCAACATGAAGCAGAACATCGCGATTGCGGTGGGAGTCGTGCTCTTCCTTTTGGCTGGCGTGCTGATGGGATCCGTCCATCTCGCCAGCGGCATGTTCATCCATGAAGCCAGCATCCTGGCCGTCATCCTGAACGCCATGCGTTTGATCGGCTTCAATCGAAAATCGAATGCCAGCCCAAGATAA
- a CDS encoding L-cystine transporter: MDIISIVIILAVFVALLFALYRLGSKHVKFSRRVFIALALGIVFGAAIQLLFAPDSTITLTAIDWINIVGNGYVRFLQMLIMPLIFVSIVGAFTRIEETKNLGKISGSVLGTLLGTTAIAALIGWASVILFNLDGAQFTQGTAETARIEALTTQQTQVADLTIPGQVLSFIPTNIFQDLAGLRSTSTIAVVVFSAFVGIAYMGIKKKQPDNAALFKKGLQVIHSIVMRIVTLVLRLTPYGILALMTKMMATSNYQAIVNLGLFVIASYAALLVVLLMHSLILAGVGVNPITYFKKAFPVLSFAFTARSSAGALPLNVETQTKALGVDDASANFAASFGLSIGQNGCAGVYPAMLATIVAPTLGIDVTSIGFVLTLILVVTISSFGVAGVGGGATFAALIVLGAMNLPVTIAGLVISVEPVIDMMRTLTNVNDSMLAGVVSSRNIGEFDSSILNDEAAVVDGDAI, from the coding sequence ATGGATATCATTTCCATCGTCATTATTTTGGCCGTATTTGTGGCACTGCTTTTCGCACTTTATCGTTTGGGCTCCAAACATGTCAAGTTCTCTAGACGCGTTTTCATCGCGCTGGCTTTAGGGATCGTCTTCGGGGCCGCCATCCAGTTACTTTTTGCTCCTGACAGCACAATCACACTAACCGCCATCGATTGGATCAATATCGTCGGTAACGGTTATGTCCGCTTCCTGCAAATGCTGATCATGCCATTGATATTTGTGTCGATCGTGGGCGCTTTTACCCGCATCGAAGAAACCAAGAATCTGGGCAAAATCAGCGGGTCTGTGCTCGGCACTTTGCTGGGTACAACCGCCATCGCGGCCCTGATCGGGTGGGCATCGGTCATTCTCTTCAATCTTGACGGCGCGCAATTCACGCAAGGTACCGCTGAAACCGCAAGGATCGAAGCTTTGACCACCCAACAGACCCAAGTCGCTGACTTGACGATTCCTGGCCAAGTGCTCAGCTTCATCCCGACCAACATCTTCCAGGATCTGGCCGGTCTGCGCAGCACGAGTACGATTGCCGTCGTGGTCTTTTCCGCTTTTGTCGGGATCGCTTATATGGGCATCAAGAAAAAACAACCCGACAATGCCGCTCTATTCAAGAAAGGATTGCAAGTCATCCACTCGATCGTCATGCGCATCGTTACTTTGGTCCTTCGTCTGACTCCATACGGAATCTTGGCCTTGATGACCAAAATGATGGCGACATCGAATTATCAAGCCATCGTCAACTTGGGCCTGTTCGTGATCGCTTCCTATGCCGCTTTGCTGGTTGTCCTGCTGATGCACAGCTTGATTCTGGCTGGAGTCGGCGTCAATCCGATCACCTACTTCAAAAAAGCTTTCCCGGTTTTGAGCTTCGCCTTCACTGCCCGTTCCAGCGCCGGCGCACTGCCGTTGAACGTTGAAACACAAACGAAAGCTTTGGGCGTCGATGATGCCTCCGCCAACTTTGCTGCCAGCTTCGGCTTGTCGATCGGTCAGAACGGTTGCGCGGGCGTCTATCCTGCCATGTTGGCGACCATCGTGGCGCCGACTTTGGGCATCGACGTCACCAGCATCGGCTTCGTATTGACATTGATCCTGGTCGTTACGATCAGTTCCTTCGGTGTTGCCGGTGTCGGTGGCGGTGCTACTTTCGCCGCTTTGATCGTTCTGGGTGCCATGAACTTGCCTGTCACAATCGCCGGACTGGTCATCTCCGTAGAACCAGTCATCGATATGATGCGCACGCTGACAAACGTCAACGACAGCATGTTGGCGGGCGTCGTTTCTTCCCGCAACATCGGGGAATTCGATTCTTCCATCCTGAATGATGAAGCTGCTGTTGTCGATGGGGATGCCATCTAG